From the Pseudomonadota bacterium genome, one window contains:
- a CDS encoding HAD-IG family 5'-nucleotidase: MTGSPPAQLLLPLPDTALAAQVPDLPPRVQRIYCNRNLRMQQIQLIGFDMDYTLAIYNQRAMDRLSIEATASKLVARGYPRALLTMKYQPNFPIRGLLVDRKLGNILKTDRYRYVKRAFHGTRQLDKEARSRCYKGRPVRPGIKRYHSIDTLFALSEVTVFAAVVDALDLDGAKLDYARLFDDVRACIDEAHRDGSIKDRIVQDLPRFLIADPELPRMLHRLRSAGKRTFLLTNSDACYTEAVMRFLLGEGRADYPSWSSYFDIVVTSAAKPAFFTERNPLRQIGMPRKAEVSELVRGCIYEGGGIVEFERLAGMGGDRVLYVGDHIYGDVLRAKKGSAWRTLMIIQEMDDELEAVERCARDVSRMDSIETRRYALLDAMRERQGVSKALQRRLDAAPDERRAELDAARLRLRRSLERLRAQTRAHEQEYSDLAERVERAFHPFWGSVFKAGSELSSFGEQVESYACLYTARVTNLARYWPEHYFQGPRHRMAHE; this comes from the coding sequence ATGACGGGATCGCCGCCCGCGCAGCTGCTGCTGCCGCTTCCAGACACCGCCCTGGCCGCGCAGGTTCCCGATCTGCCCCCGCGTGTGCAGCGCATCTACTGCAACCGCAACCTGCGCATGCAGCAGATTCAGCTGATCGGGTTCGACATGGACTATACCCTGGCGATCTACAACCAGCGAGCCATGGACCGCCTGAGCATCGAGGCGACCGCGAGCAAGCTGGTCGCCCGGGGCTACCCGCGGGCCCTGCTTACCATGAAATACCAGCCGAACTTCCCCATCCGGGGGCTTTTGGTGGACCGAAAGCTCGGCAATATCCTGAAGACCGACCGCTACCGTTACGTGAAGCGAGCCTTTCACGGCACGCGCCAGCTCGACAAGGAGGCGCGTAGCCGCTGCTACAAGGGCCGCCCCGTGCGTCCAGGAATCAAGCGCTACCACTCCATCGACACGTTGTTCGCCCTCAGCGAGGTTACCGTGTTCGCGGCCGTGGTCGATGCGCTCGATCTCGACGGCGCGAAGCTGGACTACGCGAGGCTCTTTGACGACGTGCGCGCGTGCATCGACGAGGCACATCGGGACGGCAGTATCAAGGACCGCATCGTCCAAGATCTGCCGCGCTTCCTGATTGCCGATCCCGAGCTCCCCCGCATGCTGCACCGGCTTCGTAGCGCCGGCAAGCGCACGTTCCTGCTGACCAACTCCGATGCCTGCTACACCGAAGCGGTCATGCGATTCCTGCTTGGTGAGGGGCGTGCGGACTACCCCAGCTGGTCGAGCTACTTCGACATCGTGGTGACCTCCGCCGCCAAGCCGGCGTTCTTCACGGAGCGAAACCCCCTCCGGCAAATCGGCATGCCGCGCAAGGCCGAGGTAAGCGAGCTCGTGCGTGGCTGCATTTACGAGGGCGGCGGCATCGTCGAGTTCGAGCGGCTTGCTGGCATGGGGGGGGATCGCGTCCTGTACGTGGGCGATCATATCTACGGTGACGTGCTGCGCGCGAAAAAGGGCAGCGCCTGGCGCACGCTCATGATCATCCAGGAAATGGACGACGAGCTTGAAGCGGTGGAACGCTGCGCGCGGGACGTCTCCCGTATGGACTCCATCGAGACGCGTCGCTATGCGCTGCTGGACGCCATGCGCGAACGCCAAGGCGTGTCCAAGGCACTGCAGCGCCGGTTGGACGCGGCGCCCGACGAACGACGCGCAGAGCTTGACGCCGCGCGCCTGCGCCTGCGGCGCAGCCTCGAGCGCCTTCGCGCGCAGACACGTGCCCACGAACAGGAGTACAGCGACCTCGCGGAGCGCGTGGAACGCGCTTTTCACCCGTTTTGGGGCTCGGTCTTCAAAGCAGGCTCGGAGCTTTCGAGCTTCGGCGAGCAGGTAGAAAGCTACGCTTGCCTGTACACCGCTCGAGTCACCAATCTTGCGCGCTACTGGCCCGAGCATTACTTCCAGGGCCCGCGCCATCGCATGGCGCACGAGTGA
- the rpmA gene encoding 50S ribosomal protein L27 translates to MAHKKGQGATRNGRDSNAQYRGVKVYSGERVTAGSILVRQVGSTVHAGFNVGTGKDYTLWARVDGIVRFERRGRRGKRVSVEPLEAGPQGVGSG, encoded by the coding sequence ATGGCCCACAAGAAGGGACAGGGCGCGACACGAAACGGCCGAGACTCCAACGCGCAGTACCGCGGCGTCAAGGTCTATTCCGGTGAGCGAGTGACCGCCGGCAGCATCCTGGTGCGGCAGGTCGGCTCCACCGTGCACGCCGGTTTCAACGTGGGCACCGGCAAGGACTACACCCTGTGGGCTCGTGTGGATGGCATCGTACGCTTCGAACGCAGGGGCAGGCGCGGCAAGAGGGTGAGCGTGGAACCCTTGGAGGCCGGGCCCCAAGGCGTCGGTTCAGGATAA
- a CDS encoding tetratricopeptide repeat protein → MSDSNQENDKTVVMSAAEILGAQADVAKQTAKQAEGNGADLLSLERGVDAKQAKSGTSGDPPLPPPPRVPSTPAARPGVSRWQEGEEGEEEHTTLYRRDEVFERPGGLPRPAAGRPATSPGMPAAARAKPAATPAAKAVPSPTVTVSRDAFKPDGQLKRWVVPVGGGAIVLAAAIAIFAAGGEEETAPATPAAAVSEPEVVEEETPAATPIARSGSDEHGAGEHGAGEPIAAGTHDPEQSAPAARTERRSARSERAASRARSSSRSSRRRSASARPSREERRRERRASRREASRTPEPKAAAPRRPTAQEEVAKWKSEGLAHYKAARYQEAADAYRRAVRRSPSDPGAHGGLGASKLALGDARGAIKAYQQAIRLSPSSGFYAALGRAYYILGDRGKATNAYRKALQADPENSRARAALDRLER, encoded by the coding sequence GTGAGTGACTCAAACCAGGAAAACGACAAGACGGTGGTCATGTCGGCCGCCGAGATCCTAGGCGCTCAGGCGGATGTCGCCAAGCAGACGGCCAAGCAGGCCGAGGGGAACGGCGCCGATCTATTGTCGCTTGAGCGTGGGGTTGATGCCAAGCAGGCGAAAAGCGGCACGTCCGGCGATCCTCCCCTACCGCCGCCTCCGCGGGTTCCGTCGACTCCGGCGGCGCGGCCTGGCGTGTCGCGCTGGCAAGAGGGTGAAGAGGGCGAGGAGGAGCACACGACGCTTTACCGCCGGGATGAGGTCTTTGAGCGCCCGGGCGGCCTGCCGCGGCCCGCCGCGGGTCGTCCTGCGACGTCACCTGGGATGCCCGCGGCGGCGCGTGCCAAACCGGCGGCCACGCCGGCCGCCAAGGCGGTGCCTTCGCCCACCGTAACGGTCTCGCGCGACGCGTTCAAGCCGGACGGCCAACTCAAGCGCTGGGTGGTTCCGGTGGGGGGCGGCGCGATCGTACTGGCCGCAGCCATCGCCATTTTCGCTGCAGGTGGAGAAGAGGAGACCGCGCCCGCGACGCCGGCCGCGGCCGTTAGTGAGCCCGAGGTCGTGGAAGAGGAAACGCCGGCCGCAACCCCCATTGCACGCAGCGGCTCGGACGAGCACGGCGCCGGCGAGCACGGCGCCGGCGAGCCCATCGCTGCCGGCACGCACGACCCGGAACAGTCTGCCCCGGCGGCTCGTACCGAGCGCCGTTCCGCTCGTTCCGAGCGGGCCGCTTCGAGGGCCAGGTCCAGCTCGCGTAGCAGCCGTCGTCGCAGTGCCTCCGCGCGTCCGAGCCGGGAGGAGCGACGGCGAGAGCGTCGCGCCAGTCGCCGTGAGGCGTCACGGACCCCCGAGCCCAAAGCCGCTGCCCCCCGCCGCCCGACTGCACAGGAGGAGGTCGCCAAGTGGAAGAGCGAGGGCCTGGCGCACTACAAGGCTGCACGCTACCAGGAGGCGGCCGATGCCTACCGCCGGGCGGTAAGGCGAAGCCCGTCCGACCCAGGAGCGCACGGCGGGCTGGGCGCTTCGAAGCTGGCCCTGGGGGACGCGCGTGGCGCCATCAAGGCATACCAGCAGGCCATACGCCTCAGCCCCAGCTCGGGCTTTTATGCGGCGCTCGGGCGCGCGTACTACATTCTTGGTGATCGCGGTAAGGCGACCAACGCGTACCGCAAGGCCCTGCAGGCCGATCCCGAGAATTCCAGAGCGCGGGCGGCGCTGGATCGTCTGGAGCGCTAG
- a CDS encoding glycosyltransferase 87 family protein produces MSWGRAALWGSVGLTCLLLLALARGAGSGAAPSTLALLLALAFVPYAWLASSAELVAPREALGLGFAAAAIAGTALVLAPVSLSDDVYRYLWDARVTLSGHNPYAHAPVDPVLAALRNADWQRINHPEVPTVYPPLAEAFFVLCAALWQDVRIFKLMALVLHLLSAMLVFAAATERATRAALLCGLNPLALTESALGGHVDTAVALTLVAFVLALGSGRPGSSALLLGIASGLKLVGLALVPLLARAGGRAWLLALGLSLVAFAPFAMEGHAGTSSGLGHYAQRWRGNEAAFALLDRLTRGLVDAAADARRSPPGQIELRELRTLLARLRSSALDPHAVLVGEKKQLGDVALLPRHYVAGLLARLLALALLLGYAMWAARCGCDAVLATRNLVLVVLLLSPQVHPWYLVWLIPLEVMARRTAGLVWSATAALAYAPLDGWVLAHRWTEPAMLKTLEYAPVLAVMAFESQWLRRYLTGRPLPLR; encoded by the coding sequence GTGAGTTGGGGGCGGGCCGCCCTGTGGGGCAGCGTCGGCCTGACCTGTCTGTTGCTGTTGGCCCTGGCGCGGGGGGCTGGCTCGGGCGCCGCCCCCTCCACGCTCGCGCTGCTTCTGGCGCTGGCCTTCGTTCCCTACGCTTGGCTGGCTTCGAGTGCGGAGCTGGTCGCGCCTCGCGAGGCCCTCGGCCTCGGGTTTGCCGCCGCAGCGATCGCGGGGACGGCCCTCGTGCTCGCCCCGGTGTCGCTTTCGGACGACGTGTACCGCTACCTGTGGGACGCGCGGGTGACCCTCAGCGGGCACAACCCCTATGCCCACGCGCCGGTCGACCCGGTGCTCGCGGCGCTGCGCAACGCCGACTGGCAGCGCATCAACCACCCCGAGGTGCCAACGGTCTATCCCCCCCTGGCAGAGGCGTTTTTCGTCCTTTGCGCAGCGCTCTGGCAAGACGTGCGCATCTTCAAGCTGATGGCGCTGGTGCTGCACCTGCTGAGCGCCATGCTGGTCTTTGCGGCGGCCACCGAACGCGCGACGCGTGCCGCGCTGCTGTGTGGCCTCAACCCGCTGGCGCTGACCGAATCGGCCCTGGGGGGTCACGTCGACACGGCCGTGGCGTTGACCCTGGTCGCGTTTGTCCTTGCGCTCGGGTCCGGTCGGCCAGGCTCCAGTGCACTGCTCCTGGGCATCGCGAGCGGGCTGAAGCTCGTGGGGCTCGCGCTCGTGCCTCTGCTGGCGCGGGCGGGCGGGCGGGCGTGGCTCCTCGCGCTCGGCTTGTCGCTCGTGGCCTTCGCGCCCTTCGCGATGGAAGGGCACGCCGGCACATCCTCCGGCCTCGGGCACTACGCGCAGCGCTGGCGAGGAAACGAAGCCGCTTTCGCGTTGCTGGATCGCCTGACCCGTGGCCTGGTCGACGCGGCTGCCGATGCTCGCCGCTCGCCGCCCGGGCAAATCGAGCTGCGCGAGCTTCGTACGCTGCTGGCGCGCCTGCGCTCCAGCGCGCTCGATCCCCATGCAGTGCTGGTCGGGGAAAAGAAGCAGCTTGGCGACGTTGCGCTGCTGCCACGGCATTATGTGGCGGGGTTGCTGGCGCGCCTGCTCGCGCTCGCGCTGCTGCTCGGCTACGCCATGTGGGCCGCCCGTTGTGGCTGCGACGCGGTGCTGGCCACCCGCAACCTCGTGCTCGTGGTGCTCCTGCTGTCGCCTCAGGTGCATCCCTGGTACCTGGTGTGGTTGATCCCGCTCGAGGTCATGGCTCGGCGAACCGCCGGGCTGGTCTGGTCGGCGACCGCCGCACTGGCTTATGCCCCCCTGGATGGCTGGGTCCTCGCCCACCGTTGGACCGAGCCGGCCATGTTGAAGACACTGGAATATGCGCCCGTGCTCGCCGTGATGGCCTTCGAGTCGCAGTGGCTGCGGCGGTACCTCACCGGCAGGCCCTTGCCGCTGAGGTAG
- a CDS encoding 4'-phosphopantetheinyl transferase superfamily protein — protein sequence MRASLPSMPPWRSIVPADVACVQLRGKPLPLCALLPEEESSLGLVAQVRRREFAAGRHCARAALALLGIHGVALPIGPKRAPVWPRGGVGSISHTRSFCAAAVGPDSVYAGIGLDVEARGRFTPKLWRQVLVDAEIACLDELGTAERDARATALFCAREAFYKMQFPVTGAWVGFHDVQVHVGHDAFEVELLVDVPRLGRRGKRFGGCLWWHDPDLVFAAMTLRAHG from the coding sequence ATGCGGGCTAGCCTGCCCAGCATGCCGCCCTGGCGATCGATCGTGCCTGCCGATGTGGCCTGCGTGCAGCTGCGCGGCAAGCCCCTGCCGCTTTGCGCGCTGCTGCCCGAGGAAGAATCCAGCCTGGGCTTGGTGGCGCAGGTTCGCAGGCGCGAGTTCGCTGCGGGGCGCCACTGCGCGCGCGCTGCGCTAGCGCTGCTGGGCATCCATGGCGTCGCGCTGCCCATCGGTCCCAAGCGGGCCCCCGTCTGGCCCAGGGGCGGCGTCGGCAGCATCAGCCATACGCGCTCGTTTTGCGCTGCCGCGGTCGGTCCCGACTCCGTATACGCCGGCATCGGACTCGATGTGGAGGCGCGAGGCCGATTCACGCCGAAGCTATGGCGACAGGTCCTTGTTGACGCCGAAATCGCGTGCCTCGACGAGCTGGGAACCGCCGAGCGCGACGCCAGGGCCACCGCGCTTTTCTGCGCGCGCGAGGCGTTTTACAAGATGCAGTTTCCCGTGACCGGGGCGTGGGTCGGCTTTCACGATGTCCAAGTGCACGTCGGCCACGACGCGTTCGAGGTCGAGCTGCTGGTGGATGTGCCGCGCCTGGGTCGGCGTGGCAAGCGCTTTGGCGGCTGCTTGTGGTGGCATGATCCGGACCTCGTCTTCGCGGCCATGACCCTGCGTGCCCACGGCTGA
- a CDS encoding FAD-binding oxidoreductase: protein MSDEFERPGESARRRSASLTRLSGWGANVRADCRLTEPETPAEVAARLDRSGTIARGLGRSYGDAAINAGGQVLGMTRLDRYLAFDEHDGRLTCEAGTSLARIIEDFAPRGWFPMITPGTKLVTVGGCIANDVHGKAHHAQGSFSSSVDSMSVLLASGEIANASRSHNAELFWATFGGMGLLGIVLSATIRLRRIETTYFRQKSIPAGNLEAMLAALDEYDRVFPYSVATLDVFATGSSLGRGVLTVGDHAGLDELPSRLAADALRIAGPPQLTLPFELPEQTLNPWSMRLVNGIIQRMQKGAPTFGHYESFMFPLDKLAHWNRGYGRRGFTQYQFVVPCSGGPAVLRPLLDTILSAGELPFLNVLKRLGKESAGALSFPREGYTLAIDFPIRDHTVSLLQRLDRMVLDAGGRIYLGKDSYLAPETFRAMYPQLDRWLETKARYDPTGIFTSDLGRRVGLVAAAPKRVAAARRD from the coding sequence ATGTCCGATGAGTTCGAGCGTCCGGGCGAGAGCGCCCGGCGGCGGAGCGCTTCGCTCACGCGTCTTTCCGGCTGGGGCGCCAACGTGCGCGCCGATTGCAGATTGACCGAGCCCGAAACGCCCGCGGAGGTCGCCGCCCGGCTCGATCGATCGGGCACGATCGCGCGCGGCCTTGGTCGCAGCTACGGTGACGCGGCGATCAACGCGGGCGGCCAGGTCCTGGGGATGACCCGGCTCGACCGCTACCTGGCTTTCGACGAGCACGACGGTCGTTTGACCTGCGAGGCGGGCACAAGCCTGGCCCGCATCATCGAGGACTTCGCGCCGCGCGGGTGGTTTCCGATGATCACCCCGGGCACGAAACTCGTCACCGTCGGAGGCTGCATCGCCAACGACGTCCACGGCAAGGCCCACCACGCCCAGGGCTCCTTCAGCAGCTCGGTGGACTCCATGAGCGTGCTGCTCGCGAGCGGAGAAATCGCGAACGCGAGCCGAAGCCACAACGCAGAGCTTTTTTGGGCAACCTTCGGCGGCATGGGGCTGCTCGGCATCGTGCTGAGCGCGACGATCCGGCTGCGCAGGATCGAGACCACCTACTTTCGTCAGAAATCGATCCCGGCCGGCAACCTCGAGGCCATGTTGGCCGCGCTCGACGAGTACGATCGGGTCTTCCCCTACTCGGTCGCCACCCTCGACGTCTTTGCCACCGGCTCCAGCTTGGGTCGCGGGGTGCTCACGGTGGGCGATCACGCCGGCCTCGACGAGCTGCCCTCCAGGCTCGCGGCGGACGCGCTGCGCATCGCGGGGCCACCGCAGCTCACGCTGCCGTTCGAGCTTCCAGAGCAGACGCTGAATCCCTGGAGCATGCGTCTGGTAAACGGCATCATCCAACGCATGCAAAAGGGCGCGCCGACGTTCGGCCACTACGAGAGCTTCATGTTTCCGCTCGACAAGCTCGCGCACTGGAACCGGGGTTACGGGCGGCGCGGCTTCACACAATACCAGTTCGTGGTTCCGTGCAGCGGCGGGCCGGCGGTCTTACGTCCGCTGCTCGACACCATCCTGTCGGCCGGCGAGCTGCCTTTCTTGAACGTGCTCAAGCGGCTCGGAAAAGAGAGCGCCGGAGCGCTTTCCTTCCCGCGCGAGGGTTATACGCTTGCCATCGATTTCCCGATTCGCGACCACACCGTGTCGCTGCTGCAACGGCTCGACAGGATGGTGCTGGACGCCGGAGGACGCATCTACCTTGGCAAGGACTCCTACCTTGCACCGGAGACCTTCCGCGCCATGTATCCGCAACTCGATCGCTGGCTCGAAACCAAGGCAAGATACGACCCAACCGGCATCTTCACGTCGGACCTGGGACGTCGCGTGGGTCTGGTCGCAGCCGCCCCCAAGCGGGTCGCCGCAGCCCGGCGGGACTAG
- the trxA gene encoding thioredoxin yields the protein MVSDNVLAADNVLAVNDANFQQEVLDVSTPVLVDFTAGWCQPCRVVAPLVAQLATEYEGRVKITKLDIDESPTTAQRFGVRGVPTLMVFKDGQVVDQQVGAVPKTRIASMLDRSLS from the coding sequence ATGGTTTCCGACAATGTGCTCGCAGCAGACAATGTGCTCGCAGTAAACGACGCCAACTTCCAACAGGAGGTGCTCGACGTCTCCACACCGGTCCTCGTAGATTTCACCGCGGGCTGGTGTCAACCGTGCAGGGTGGTAGCTCCCCTTGTTGCGCAGTTGGCAACAGAGTACGAGGGCCGCGTCAAGATAACCAAGCTCGACATCGACGAGAGCCCAACCACGGCGCAGCGATTTGGTGTCCGCGGGGTACCGACACTCATGGTGTTCAAGGACGGGCAGGTCGTGGACCAGCAGGTGGGCGCCGTGCCCAAGACAAGAATCGCGTCGATGCTCGACCGCTCCCTGAGCTAG
- the ccsA gene encoding cytochrome c biogenesis protein CcsA, producing MGTSLAFLCAAVLYLVATASYLGFLARGGRRLERWGTCSLAASLLVHAGFVVTSALSSQGMLEGIRLALAWLSLLIPLAYLVSMRKHRLPVLGAIVTPLSLLLFLGAGLPGQAHHVPSQMRSLLLPVHIGVNVLGMAAFALAFAAAIAYVLQEELLRRKRVGRLLHALPPLDVLDSLGLRLVTIGFTLFTVGVVTGSVWATRLNTAGSLLSAGQGLAILAWLFFGSVLLARAAAGWRGRRAAIGTVLGFLCSLAALGGYVLRDVGGS from the coding sequence ATGGGCACGAGCTTAGCGTTTCTTTGCGCGGCAGTCCTGTACCTCGTGGCGACCGCGTCGTACCTAGGCTTCCTTGCACGAGGCGGCCGCCGTCTGGAACGGTGGGGAACCTGCTCACTCGCCGCTTCGTTGCTGGTACATGCCGGCTTCGTCGTGACTTCGGCGCTGAGCAGTCAGGGGATGCTGGAGGGCATACGGCTTGCGCTTGCTTGGCTTTCCCTGTTGATTCCGCTCGCGTACCTCGTCTCGATGCGCAAGCACCGACTGCCGGTCCTCGGCGCCATCGTCACGCCGCTGAGCCTGTTGCTGTTCTTGGGGGCAGGTCTTCCCGGTCAAGCGCACCATGTCCCGTCCCAAATGCGCTCTTTGTTGCTGCCGGTCCACATCGGCGTCAACGTGCTCGGAATGGCAGCGTTCGCCCTGGCCTTCGCGGCGGCCATCGCCTACGTGTTGCAGGAAGAGCTGCTGCGCCGCAAACGCGTCGGCAGGCTGCTGCATGCCCTGCCGCCGCTCGATGTGCTGGACTCCCTCGGGCTGCGACTAGTCACCATCGGGTTCACGCTATTCACCGTGGGCGTAGTCACCGGCAGTGTGTGGGCCACACGCCTCAATACTGCCGGAAGCTTGCTATCGGCCGGGCAGGGACTCGCCATCCTAGCCTGGCTGTTCTTCGGCAGCGTGCTGCTCGCCAGAGCCGCCGCAGGATGGCGCGGGCGGCGGGCAGCGATCGGAACGGTGCTCGGCTTCCTGTGCTCGCTGGCAGCCCTTGGAGGTTATGTCTTGCGTGACGTGGGGGGGTCATAG
- the hemA gene encoding glutamyl-tRNA reductase → MASELVVVGLSHHTAPVEVRERLAAPASAEQLGEVVERVRLTEAALLSTCNRVELIAAAADVNEAVPHVHEYFARRSPFAELEQHTYCYQGRDAVRHLFRVASGLDSMVLGEPQILGQVKEARQCARRAGTLGTVLGRCFDHAFAVAKRVRAETALASGHISVSSIATELAGQIFADLASRKALLLGAGEMAEAAARSLANQGASLVVLNRSKERADRLAQTVRGTARPLSELTSELHDADVVLSSTAHAGFVITHELMTEVARIRRFRPLFLIDIAVPRDIEPRVGLLQNVFLYDIDDLKSVSEQNLQARKGEVQAAEDIVEAEVQRYELWRHSLELTPTIVALRERFRSVLSAEIERTALKLSSLNDTDRESLYRMADTLTKKLLHHAITRLKHSTQRNEEAALIEAARTLFDLPLPEHASGTRASERRKASDPAEAYHETAPILKAVGRDGET, encoded by the coding sequence TTGGCCAGCGAGCTCGTGGTGGTTGGGCTGTCTCATCACACGGCGCCGGTCGAGGTTCGTGAACGCCTCGCCGCGCCGGCGAGCGCCGAGCAACTGGGGGAAGTGGTCGAACGCGTCAGGTTGACCGAAGCGGCGCTGTTATCGACGTGCAACCGCGTCGAGCTCATCGCAGCAGCGGCCGACGTGAACGAGGCTGTCCCGCACGTCCATGAGTACTTCGCTCGGAGATCGCCGTTCGCCGAACTCGAGCAGCACACGTACTGTTACCAGGGTCGCGACGCTGTCAGGCACCTGTTCAGGGTCGCGTCGGGACTGGACTCTATGGTGCTGGGCGAACCGCAGATCCTCGGTCAAGTCAAGGAGGCACGGCAGTGTGCTCGCAGGGCGGGCACGCTGGGTACAGTCTTGGGGCGCTGCTTCGACCACGCCTTCGCGGTGGCGAAGCGGGTGCGCGCCGAAACAGCTCTGGCAAGCGGTCACATCAGCGTGAGCTCCATCGCGACCGAGCTTGCGGGACAGATCTTCGCCGACCTCGCGAGCAGAAAGGCGCTCTTGCTCGGGGCGGGCGAGATGGCTGAGGCGGCCGCGCGTAGTCTTGCGAATCAGGGCGCCTCGCTGGTCGTCCTCAACCGCAGCAAAGAGCGCGCAGACCGGCTTGCACAAACGGTCCGCGGCACGGCGCGCCCTCTGTCGGAGCTGACTTCGGAGCTCCACGACGCGGACGTCGTGTTGTCGTCCACTGCGCATGCGGGCTTCGTGATCACGCACGAGCTGATGACCGAGGTCGCCCGCATTCGACGCTTTCGCCCCCTCTTTCTGATCGACATCGCCGTGCCAAGGGACATAGAACCGCGAGTCGGACTGCTGCAGAACGTCTTCCTCTACGACATCGACGATCTGAAGAGCGTATCCGAGCAAAACCTGCAAGCTCGAAAGGGCGAAGTACAGGCTGCCGAGGACATCGTCGAAGCCGAAGTACAGCGCTACGAGCTATGGCGACACTCACTCGAGCTGACGCCCACCATCGTTGCGTTGCGCGAACGGTTCCGCAGTGTGCTGTCTGCCGAGATCGAACGAACCGCGCTGAAGCTCTCGAGCCTGAACGACACCGATCGGGAGTCGCTCTACCGCATGGCCGATACCTTGACCAAGAAGCTGCTGCATCACGCCATCACGCGACTGAAGCACAGTACCCAGCGCAATGAAGAAGCCGCACTTATCGAAGCGGCTCGTACGCTCTTCGATCTGCCGCTGCCAGAGCATGCCTCGGGCACCCGTGCTTCAGAACGGCGCAAGGCGAGCGATCCCGCAGAAGCCTACCACGAGACCGCTCCCATACTCAAAGCCGTTGGACGGGACGGGGAAACATGA
- the hemC gene encoding hydroxymethylbilane synthase, giving the protein MTLRIATRQSALAIAQSRWVARQLGNHHPGIEVALVPMLTRGDRITSVPLAQLGGKGLFVSELEAAVRDGQADLAVHSLKDVPAELAPGLEIAAVPEREDARDVLVSAHGSELDDFAAEARIGTSSARRICQLRRHRPDLDYALLRGNVDTRLHRLEQGRYAAIVLAYAGLNRLNLHDRPLWPLPPAVCIPAVGQGALALEARSDDKPTLELLSCLEHAPSRLAITAERAFLRRTGGDCNVPLAGYAHFEAGSCLRMSALVASTNGERYLTTHGKRVLGMEDGRAQARALGEQLAEELLAQGAQQLIEQALTLAARRDDPRSRPS; this is encoded by the coding sequence ATGACGCTGCGCATTGCAACACGCCAGAGCGCTCTGGCGATCGCGCAGAGCCGCTGGGTCGCCCGGCAGCTTGGTAATCACCATCCGGGCATCGAGGTAGCGTTGGTGCCGATGCTGACCCGGGGCGATCGCATCACGAGCGTCCCGCTTGCGCAGCTCGGAGGCAAGGGGCTTTTCGTAAGCGAGCTCGAGGCTGCCGTGCGTGACGGTCAGGCCGATCTGGCCGTTCACTCGCTCAAGGATGTGCCCGCCGAGCTCGCACCGGGGCTCGAAATCGCGGCCGTGCCCGAACGCGAGGATGCGCGCGACGTGCTGGTCTCCGCGCACGGATCCGAACTCGACGACTTCGCTGCTGAAGCGCGAATCGGCACGAGCTCGGCGCGGCGTATCTGTCAGCTGCGCCGGCACAGACCCGATCTCGACTACGCCCTGCTACGCGGCAATGTCGACACCCGCCTGCACCGGCTCGAGCAGGGTCGCTACGCTGCGATCGTGCTGGCGTACGCCGGCCTGAACAGGCTGAACCTGCACGACCGGCCGCTGTGGCCGCTGCCACCCGCCGTCTGCATCCCGGCCGTTGGCCAGGGCGCTCTGGCGCTCGAAGCCAGAAGCGACGACAAGCCCACGCTCGAGCTGCTGTCGTGCCTGGAGCACGCACCCTCGCGGCTCGCCATCACCGCAGAGCGCGCGTTTCTGAGACGTACCGGGGGCGACTGTAACGTCCCGCTCGCTGGCTACGCCCACTTCGAGGCTGGAAGCTGCCTGCGGATGAGCGCGCTGGTCGCCTCGACCAACGGCGAGCGGTATCTGACGACGCACGGCAAGCGCGTTCTCGGTATGGAGGACGGACGCGCGCAGGCTCGCGCGCTCGGCGAACAACTGGCCGAGGAGCTGCTCGCCCAGGGCGCCCAGCAACTCATCGAGCAGGCACTTACCCTCGCTGCGCGACGCGACGACCCACGCTCCCGCCCCTCCTAG